A DNA window from Camelina sativa cultivar DH55 chromosome 13, Cs, whole genome shotgun sequence contains the following coding sequences:
- the LOC104737359 gene encoding uncharacterized protein LOC104737359, which translates to MKKIFFGLLNKEKSVNKKEGIIKRPSNENVIFVDEVRRFPNNLDYLYLCSEGRNAVKDFDGVFEKMHLAISVSRNEALDSVLNDFKEGYLTLSCNDRNKLLLGLAKEYYVDDIQVQQLIEQYLIRLLEICPGNEREPHDDLDALYSIERNLKYALRPDYDILFERLHKSSGGVKFLCTLQVDILSMLTKENVPSLRALELQVMDMLRGYW; encoded by the exons atgaagaagattttttttggattattaaacaaagaaaaaagtgttAATAAGAAAGAAGGCATCATCAAAAGGCCATCAAATGAGAACGTTATTTTCGTAGATGAAGTACGA AGGTTCCCAAACAACTTAGACTACCTTTATTTGTGTAGCGAAGGAAG AAATGCGGTTAAGGATTTTGATGGAGTTTTTGAGAAAATGCACTTGGCGATCTCCGTTAGTCGGAACGAGGCATTAGACTCTGTTTTGAATGATTTCAAAGAG GGTTACTTGACTCTCTCATGTAATGATCGGAACAAGTTACTTCTTGGATTGGCGAAAGAATATTATGTCGATGACATTCAAGTGCAACAACTCATTGAACAATATCTCATCAGACTACTCGAGATTTGCCCAGGCAATGAGAGGGAACCGCATGATGATCTCGATGCATTATACTCCATTGAGCGGAATCTCAAGTATGCCCTCCGGCCAGACTATGATATTCTCTTCGAGAGGCTACACAAAAGTTCCGGAGGAGTCAAGTTTTTATGCACTCTCCAAGTAGACATTCTATCAATGCTCAC AAAAGAGAATGTGCCATCGTTGCGAGCATTAGAGTTGCAGGTGATGGACATGCTCCGAGGCTACTGGTAA
- the LOC104737358 gene encoding uncharacterized protein LOC104737358, producing MKKIFFGLLNKEKSINKKEGIIKTPSNENVIFTDEVRRYPNNLDYLYVCSKGRNAVKDFDGVSEKMHLAISVSGNEALDSVLNDFKEGYLTLSSNDRNKLLLGLAKEYYVDDIQVEQLIDQYLIRLLEICPRNEMEPHDDLNALYSIERNLKYTLRPDYDILFDRLHRSSGGFKFLCTLQVDILSLLTKENVPSLRALELQLKDRIRGYWLSCGMSWRRET from the exons atgaagaagattttttttggattattaaacaaagaaaaaagtattaatAAGAAAGAAGGCATCATCAAAACGCCATCAAATGAGAACGTTATTTTCACAGATGAAGTACGA AGGTACCCAAACAACTTAGACTACCTTTATGTGTGTAGCAAAGGAAG AAATGCGGTTAAGGACTTTGATGGAGTTTCTGAGAAAATGCACTTGGCGATCTCAGTTAGTGGGAACGAGGCATTAGACTCTGTTTTGAATGACTTCAAAGAG GGTTACTTGACTCTCTCAAGTAATGATCGGAACAAGTTACTTCTTGGATTGGCGAAAGAATATTATGTCGATGACATTCAAGTGGAACAACTCATTGACCAATATCTCATCAGACTACTCGAGATTTGCCCACGCAATGAGATGGAACCGCATGATGATCTCAATGCATTATACTCCATTGAGCGGAATCTCAAGTATACCCTCCGGCCAGACTATGATATTCTCTTCGACAGGCTACACAGAAGTTCCGGAGGATTCAAGTTTTTGTGCACTCTCCAAGTAGACATTCTATCACTGCTCAC AAAAGAGAATGTGCCATCGTTGCGAGCATTAGAATTGCAGCTTAAGGACAGGATTCGAGGTTATTGGTTATCATGTGGAATGAGTTGGAGGAGGGAAACATAA